A section of the Drosophila sechellia strain sech25 chromosome 3L, ASM438219v1, whole genome shotgun sequence genome encodes:
- the LOC6610492 gene encoding uncharacterized protein LOC6610492 isoform X4, whose translation MEKPMHHAPAPVGKVSQIANIFQRKPIEIQPVEQLSAVAAAHAAAAAAAAAAAAAAHHAHVQGAPAVRTESHSARFNNARALFEKLGVESNSNVSSRLLRSGSREDNLCDGSDRSSSRSSDRSQSPPKRRTPFPSGVSLVHNNNNAAIVAQNGVPPEQRLSNSKFIVEPAAQVVPTSVVKYPQHNISRLKSEEPSPVPPPASGSVSALFASSGGDKPEKPERKFNSRELIEKQKKWTSHFTKTKTTRTHSDLNRCDIIRTVPGTGLIMDSEKVAKPAMEPPQPPPNASPNPPMRSHAPPEIKPRSGKIGSPVKSPPLPPIPAVKPKNVSPVKFNPDRVRQSPTKAADNSPPPPPAKSAAVLQRSLMQEQQELLRNSCDQGVAPIPPEKPRKKSVDLIEDSLPLTNCSTPSSCASPTSSYLMQPAKRGSLDGGSGNGQYPGNGLSGSTNSATSGSPVASASSGPSSPVHTEDEKQENESTEKSEMEYYHGGNYNSVPRRRRSENEGRKSVDDSSPSANNSQQQQQHSIPGSATGSPQRVANKRSSITVNMPAAGLGQRPPSIISTTSQEEGGFNESMPELKAKLQPAYDQTEEQPHSLNYVDVGYRLNPDGSESREVYGSEAELYDTAKETDMQRKFHGANGFGQESSTVYAIIKTDVQESQPVAPSRGVLIQSPNSSSVEGSPLHRGSYSSPPVGVVSPIRRRNSSNQDQSMGGGGSAKSTPQCSPARSALVKGIAPIASIDAHEEEELDLVEEDEHLAVEYVEVLELQQDEEEEEAPVLPERRAPAQGSLELQDLEYADTSAGEDEEDIINHLKDGDVLDVELIDDVVDEVIKVHVNHSVATAPPIQAATPAAAIPREDSLPDDMTAAEAERLLSSRQQSLLSDEQAKEVEQILNAAPSVGVAVATVVATATSPTSIKNLIEDLPGQSAGATSSAIGEQDIQIAAVPAIVEEDEDEEEEFPENDEEDHARADFDANCGDSDGDSDDVEAVDIVGYGHASTALNATFVKADSTETETTTPSTATTATTRHDDDEPEWLRDVLEAPKRSLENLLITSATSSRGPGQREELENGYDLKEKHSDLNQTYVTGGESLHESIVSVESTQSDATLNQTTTIDDSIISSKHNSTYSLADAEQATSSTVLSTGVTELDDSQYYIPEYPPVRSKEVLVEAGVHYFEDGNFWMEVPGLLDFDDDDCSYPPITVRKNPKVRFSSGPIHVYSTFSVNDYDRRNEDVDPVAASAEYELEKRVEKMHVFPVELMKGPEGLGLSIIGMGVGADAGLEKLGIFVKTITDNGAAARDGRIQVNDQIIEVDGKSLVGVTQAYAASVLRNTSGLVKFQIGRERDPENSEVAQLIRLSLQADREKEERLKRYFSQQEEYLRRTLDYSEDSTQPVSANSSVCEGPSSPVQVEHPMEVEATHSQEVESLKRLLQESEMGCLVKEEIIQNLKRKLVKLETTGNENELLSERLRQSERELGNIRKEAANLQNMLQQSQGQYMALDKKYNKAKRLVREYQQRELDMCHREEFYQQLLQEKDTEYNALVKKLKDRVINLEHELQETQRKAGFPVGLPYDSATLKLTPQMMRKTPPKPLFHKLETELSDTEISDLSPDGDGVKTATVERKVPVKDELDAAVPQHELLDNSVNKTKIDLASRGGLANRQLPSANGNSSTSNGAAVDLGQLSNGNLLKRSRSNSRSSDCTLDDTDEEEEREGSALNLAGAPVAHETISLSNGNSHLLANVNNLLQHHPPAMATVVATPSNGHLGTTTPILLNSTSSASSSSSNQSTAREAQINQLYAQVHKDPSKQQHQQQQQQQAQAVTTSIPSIFKNALGSPADNGLNDFHRGSMTTFGTGPATSSNRDLNSSYDSILGSNDKLADNDPAESWMYPSRRRVAPNGSKVPLPGSSFTDQLNQALSDRERRLGDGSSRHSSDDYTEINKSQSAAAINCKTLINEIRQAVNEAQPKVKQVVPQSLSPPGTVPWQQQHHQQIQQQPSAHTTGPPSPTSMSSGCSSPGYSPSRTLDLSGSSSSFSDRKAMAAGYTYKGGPVHEWTKDQVGHWLMGIELERYIPVFKENNVEGGALLTLDSKDFKTLGVCGDDKHRLKKRLKDLKANIEKERKDMERERREREKAIRKAEKKAAKKK comes from the exons ATGGAGAAACCGATGCACCATGCACCCGCTCCCGTGGGTAAGGTGAGCCAGATAGCCAACATCTTCCAGCGCAAGCCCATCGAGATCCAGCCGGTGGAGCAGCTAAGCGCTGTGGCTGCCGCCcacgccgctgccgccgccgctgccgccgccgccgctgctgctgcccacCACGCCCACGTCCAAGGAGCTCCGGCGGTGCGAACGGAATCCCACTCCGCCAGGTTCAATAACGCCCGGGCTCTGTTCGAGAAATTGGGCGTGGAGTCCAACTCGAATGTGAGTTCTCGACTGTTGAGAAGTGGTTCGCGGGAGGACAACTTATGTGACGGCTCGGATCGCTCGTCATCACGCTCCTCCGATCGCTCGCAGTCGCCGCCCAAGCGGAGGACTCCGTTTCCCTCCGGGGTATCACTCgttcacaacaacaacaatgcagCCATTGTGGCCCAGAATGGAGTGCCACCAGAGCAACGCTTGAGCAACAGCAAATTTATTGTGGAACCAGCGGCGCAAGTGGTCCCCACCTCGGTGGTCAAGTACCCGCAGCACAATATATCCCGATTGAAGTCGGAGGAGCCATCGCCTGTTCCACCACCGGCCAGCGGGTCAGTAAGTGCTCTGTTCGCCAGTTCCGGCGGTGACAAGCCGGAGAAACCGGAGCGAAAGTTCAATTCACGGGAGCTGATCGAGAAGCAGAAGAAGTGGACCTCCCATTTTACCAAGACCAAAACAACTCGGACGCACAGCGATCTAAACCGCTGCGATATCATACGTACAGTACCCGGAACCGGGCTGATCATGGATAGCGAAAAGGTGGCCAAACCGGCAATGGAACCGCCACAACCTCCACCAAATGCCAGTCCCAATCCGCCAATGCGATCGCACGCTCCGCCAGAAATCAAGCCAAGGAGCGGGAAGATTGGCAGTCCGGTCAAGTCGCCACCATTGCCGCCCATTCCGGCGGTCAAGCCAAAGAACGTGAGTCCGGTGAAGTTCAATCCGGACAGGGTGCGTCAGTCGCCGACTAAAGCTGCGGATAATTCTCCGCCTCCACCTCCGGCCAAATCGGCAGCTGTGCTTCAGCGATCCCTgatgcaggagcagcaggagctgctGAGGAACTCATGCGATCAGGGAGTAGCTCCCATTCCGCCGGAGAAGCCGCGTAAAAAGTCCGTAGATCTCATCGAGGATTCTCTGCCCTTGACCAATTGCTCCACGCCCTCATCCTGCGCCTCGCCCACCAGCTCGTACTTAATGCAGCCGGCCAAGAGGGGATCGCTGGACGGTGGATCCGGAAACGGACAGTATCCCGGCAATGGACTCAGTGGCAGCACCAATTCGGCCACCTCTGGCTCACCGGTGGCCAGTGCCTCCTCGGGACCTTCGTCCCCAGTTCACACTGAAGATGAAAAGCAGGAGAACGAGTCTACGGAGAAGTCGGAGATGGAGTACTACCACGGAGGCAACTACAACAGTGTTCCCAGGCGACGACGCAGCGAAAATGAAG GTCGCAAATCTGTGGACGATTCTTCGCCATCGGCCAACAACtcccaacagcagcagcaacattccATTCCGGGCTCCGCCACCGGATCTCCACAGCGAGTGGCCAACAAGCGCAGCAGCATCACGGTGAACATGCCAGCCGCCGGTCTTGGCCAGCGTCCCCCGAGCATTATATCGACGACCAGCCAGGAGGAGGGTGGCTTCAATGAGTCCATGCCCGAGCTGAAGGCCAAGCTGCAGCCCGCCTACGACCAGACGGAGGAGCAGCCGCACAGCCTGAACTACGTGGACGTGGGCTATCGCCTGAATCCTGACGGAAGCGAAAGTCGCGAGGTTTACGGATCGGAGGCTGAACTATACGACACGGCCAAGGAGACCGATATGCAGCGCAAGTTCCACGGAGCCAATGGTTTCGGCCAGGAATCGAGCACGGTCTACGCCATTATCAAGACGGATGTGCAGGAGTCCCAGCCAGTGGCTCCCTCAAGAGGCGTTCTCATCCAGTCGCCCAATTCTTCCAGCGTGGAGGGATCTCCCCTGCATCGCGGGTCGTATAGTTCCCCACCCGTGGGAGTGGTTTCACCTATAAGGcggcgcaacagcagcaatcaGGATCAGAGTATGGGTGGTGGAGGCAGTGCCAAGTCCACGCCCCAATGTTCTCCCGCCCGTTCGGCCTTGGTGAAGGGCATTGCCCCCATTGCTTCCATCGATGCGCACGAAGAGGAGGAACTAGATCTCGTAGAGGAGGACGAGCACCTCGCCGTTGAGTATGTGGAGGTGCTGGAACTCCAGCAGGACGAAGAGGAGGAAGAGGCTCCGGTCCTTCCCGAGCGACGAGCTCCGGCTCAAGGCTCCCTGGAGCTTCAAGACTTAGAGTATGCCGATACCAGCGCTggcgaggatgaggaggacATCATAAACCATCTAAAGGACGGCGATGTATTGGATGTGGAACTAATCGACGATGTCGTGGATGAAGTGATCAAGGTTCATGTGAATCACAGTGTGGCCACTGCTCCTCCGATTCAAGCTGCTACTCCAGCTGCGGCGATTCCACGGGAGGATAGCCTGCCGGATGACATGACCGCCGCCGAGGCCGAAAGATTGTTGAGCTCTAG ACAACAGTCGCTGCTGTCGGACGAACAGGCCAAGGAAGTCGAGCAAATACTCAACGCCGCCCCcagcgtgggcgtggcagttgcTACCGTTGTTGCCACAGCAACATCGCCGACCAGCATCAAGAATCTCATTGAGGATTTGCCCGGGCAATCGGCAGGCGCCACCAGCTCTGCCATCGGGGAGCAGGACATTCAAATCGCAGCTGTCCCAGCGATTgtcgaggaggacgaggacgaaGAGGAGGAGTTCCCGGAGAACGACGAGGAGGACCACGCCAGGGCCGATTTTGATGCTAACTGCGGTGACTCTGACGGCGATTCCGATGACGTTGAAGCCGTGGACATTGTGGGCTATGGCCATGCATCCACAGCTCTGAATGCCACCTTCGTCAAGGCCGACAGCACAGAGACAGAGACCACCACTCCTTCGACGGCCACCACAGCCACCACTCGCCACGACGACGACGAGCCCGAGTGGCTAAGGGATGTCCTAGAG GCACCCAAGCGCAGCCTAGAGAACTTGCTAATCACCTCCGCCACTTCGTCCAGAGGACCTGGTCAGCGTGAAGAGCTTGAAAACGGCTACGATCTAAAAGAGAAACATTCCGATCTCAATCAAACTTATGTGACTGGTGGGGAATCATTGCACGAGTCGATAGTTTCCGTGGAGTCCACGCAATCGGATGCCACACTCAATCAGACTACGACCATCGACGACAGTATCATCTCCAGCAAGCACAATTCCACCTACTCCCTGGCAGATGCCGAACAGGCCACCAGCTCTACGGTTTTGAGCACTGGGGTTACCGAACTCGACGACAGTCAGTACTACATCCCAGAATATCCGCCAGTGAGGAGCAAGGAGGTTCTTGTAGAGGCCGGAGTCCACTACTTCGAAGATGGCAACTTCTGGATGGAAGTGCCTG GTCTCTTAGACTTTGACGACGACGACTGTTCTTATCCGCCCATCACTGTACGCAAGAATCCCAAGGTTCGCTTTAGTTCCGGACCCATCCACGTGTACTCGACTTTCTCCGTAAACGACTACGATCGCCGGAATGAAGATGTTGATCCGGTGGCCGCTTCGGCGGAATACGAGCTCGAAAAGCGTGTGGAGAAGATGCACGTCTTCCCCGTGGAATTGATGAAGGGTCCTGAGGGTCTGGGTCTCAGTATAATTGGCATGGGCGTTGGCGCCGATGCAGGCTTAGAGAAACTAGGAATCTTTGTGAAAACCATTACCGATAACGGTGCAGCAGCCAGAGACGGTCGCATTCAG GTCAACGATCAGATAATTGAGGTGGACGGCAAGAGTCTCGTGGGCGTTACACAGGCATATGCAGCATCAGTTCTGCGTAATACTTCCGGTCTAGTCAAATTCCAAATCGGACGCGAGCGCGATCCTGAAAACTCTGAGGTAGCCCAGCTCATACGACTGAGTTTGCAGGCTGATCGCGAAAAAGAGGAGCGCTTGAAGCG ttATTTCAGTCAACAAGAGGAGTACCTGCGCCGCACTCTCGACTATTCCGAGGACTCCACTCAGCCGGTTTCGGCCAACTCGAGTGTCTGCGAGGGACCCTCGAGTCCCGTCCAAGTGGAACATCCGATGGAGGTGGAGGCTACCCACTCGCAGGAGGTAGAGTCGCTCAAGCGGCTTCTACAGGAG AGCGAAATGGGTTGCCTTGTTAAAGAGGAGATTATTCAAAATCTTAAACGAAAG CTGGTCAAGCTCGAGACGACGGGAAATGAGAACGAACTGCTGAGCGAGCGACTGCGGCAAAGCGAGCGGGAGCTGGGCAACATCCGGAAGGAGGCGGCCAATCTGCAGAACATGCTCCAGCAGTCGCAGGGTCAGTACATGGCGCTGGACAAGAAGTACAATAAGGCCAAGCGGCTGGTCAGGGAGTACCAGCAGCGGGAGCTGGACATGTGCCATCGCGAGGAGTTCTACCAGCAGCTGCTCCAGGAGAAGGACACCGAGTACAATGCGCTGGTGAAGAAGCTGAAGGATCGTGTGATTAATCTGGAGCACGAGCTGCAGGAGACGCAGCGCAAGGCCGGTTTCCCAGTGGGCCTGCCCTACGATAGTGCCACTCTGAAGCTGACGCCCCAGATGATGCGTAAGACTCCGCCAAAGCCCCTCTTCCACAAGCTCGAGACGGAGCTGTCGGATACGGAAATATCCGATCTCTCACCCGACGGCGATGGCGTTAAGACAGCCACTGTGGAGCGCAAGGTTCCGGTCAAGGACGAACTGGATGCGGCAGTGCCGCAGCACGAGCTGCTGGATAACTCGGTTAACAAGACCAAAATCGATCTGG CCTCCCGTGGTGGTTTAGCCAACCGCCAGTTGCCCTCAGCAAATGGAAACAGTAGCACATCGAATGGAGCCGCTGTCGATCTTGGCCAGCTTTCGAATGGGAATCTGCTCAAGCGCAGCCGGAGCAACAGTCGCAGCTCGGACTGCACGCTGGATGACacggatgaggaggaggagcgaGAGGGATCGGCATTGAACCTGGCAGGGGCTCCTGTCGCCCATGAAACCATCAGCCTCTCCAATGGCAACTCGCACCTGCTGGCCAACGTGAATAATCTGCTGCAGCACCATCCGCCAGCAATGGCCACTGTGGTCGCCACTCCCTCGAATGGCCACCTGGGCACCACCACGCCCATTCTGTTGAactccacctcctccgcctcgTCTAGTTCGTCCAACCAGTCGACGGCACGTGAGGCACAGATCAACCAGCTGTATGCCCAGGTGCACAAGGATCCCAGcaagcagcaacatcagcagcaacaacagcagcaggctcAGGCCGTGACCACCAGTATTCCAAGCATTTTCAAGAACGCTTTGGGTTCTCCGGCGGACAACGGGCTCAACGACTTTCATCGCGGCAGCATGACCACCTTTGGAACGGGTCCAGCCACCAGCAGCAATCGTGATCTCAACAGCTCGTACGACTCCATCCTGGGCTCCAACGATAAGCTAGCGGATAACGATCCTGCAGAGAGTTGGATGTATCCCAGCAGGAGACGAGTGGCACCAAATGGCAGCAAAGTCCCACTACCAGGATCCAGTTTTACTGATCAACTCAACCAGGCGCTGTCCGATCGAGAGAG GCGACTCGGCGATGGATCCTCGCGACATTCCAGCGACGATTACACGGAGATTAACAAGAGCCAGAGCGCCGCGGCCATCAACTGCAAGACGCTGATCAACGAGATCCGCCAGGCGGTGAACGAAGCACAGCCCAAAG TTAAACAAGTCGTTCCACAATCACTCTCCCCGCCCGGCACAGTGCcctggcagcagcagcaccaccagcaaaTCCAGCAGCAGCCGTCCGCCCACACCACCGGTCCTCCGTCGCCCACCAGCATGTCCTCGGGCTGCTCCTCGCCCGGATACTCCCCCAGCCGGACCCTGGACCTGTCCGGTTCCAGCTCTAGTTTCTCCGATCGCAAGGCGATGGCAGCTGGGTACACCTACAAGGGTGGCCCCGTTCACGAATGGACCAAGGATCAG GTGGGACACTGGCTGATGGGCATCGAGCTGGAGCGTTACATCCCCGTCTTCAAGGAGAACAACGTGGAGGGCGGAGCTCTTCTTACCCTAGACTCAAAGGACTTCAAAACCTTGGGTGTCTGTGGCGACGACAAGCATCGGCTGAAGAAGCGTCTTAAGGACCTGAAGGCCAACATCGAGAAGGAGCGCAAGGACATGGAGAGGGAGCGAAGGGAGCGCGAGAAGGCCATACGCAAGGCCGAGAAGAAGGCGGCCAAAAAGAAGTAG